TATTGTTTTTATAAATAATAGTTTTTCAGGAATAATGAATCTAAGAACAGAAGGCAATACCAATGGTATTTCTAGATTAAATGATGTTAAAAAGAAAGCAATAACATTAGCAAAAATTAACTACCCAAGTGAAATCGAAAAAAAAGATGGTGATTTTGACCGTATCGATGATTTCATTGAGGCTATTGAAAACAAAAATATTCAATATCTAAAAGAAAACGTTGATATCAACAATTTCATTGACTACATAATTTTCAACACTTATATATCAAACGTAGATTGGCCTTATAACAATGTTAGATTTTATGCTGTTGACGATAAACCTTTTAGATTCATTACTTATGATCTAGACTGGGCTAATACTCGAAAAACGGACGAACACCCTTTAGAATTCATAAAAAGTCCTACAAAATACTCAGCTAAAGACGCTATAAAAAATCCTATTACAGACCTTTTCAATATCTTATATGAAGATACTGATTTTAAAAATCAATTTAATAAAAGGTATCAATCAATTGTAGACAGTAAGGTGCTTTCATCTGATAATTTTAATAATATTGTAGACAAAAACTATAATACTATTAAGGAGTACATGCCAACCCATATTAGTAAATACCATGATATCAATACTATGATTGAATGGTATAGAAATATTGAGTTATTGAAAGAAAATTTCAAAAAGAGAGAAGAAAACATAGAAGACTTAACTCCTCTATTTTAATAAACATTTACTGCTCTAACCATTTTCTAAAATCGGAAGTTGTTGACGAACTCGTCATCACTTTTTCTTTAATTCCTGTTACTGTAATTAGTAAACGGTTTTTAAAATGACTTTCTATATTTTCGATACCATCGATACTTATAATTTCACTCCTATTTATTTTAAAAAATTTGCTGGGATGTAATTGACTGTGAATAGCTCCTAAATTTTGAGAAATAGTATGGCGTTTCCCTTTTAAATCGGTTGCCATGCAGAAATCGCCAGAGGCTTCTATTTTTACTATTTCTGAAACACTTAATAACTGAATGCCCTTAGATTTCTTAATAACAAATCGTTTTTTATAACTGGTGTGCTCTTCTTTTAAAGCTGACTTTAGTTCGCTTATTGTTTCTTGATTTAATGCCGTGTAATGCCCTTGTTTAAATAAACACTGGTATTTCTCTATAGCTCTTTTAAAATCCAACTGCGTGTATGGTTTTAAGATATAAGCAATACCATTGGTGTTAAAAGCTTGAAATAAATAATCATCGTGAGCAGAACAGAAGATAATAGGCGTATTTATGGAAACATCATTAAACAAATCGAAAGAAAGCCCGTCTAACAGCTGAATATCCGATAGAATAAAATCGTAAGTATTATTCTTCAACATCGATTTTCCTTCACTTATAGAGCGTGCCCAATCGTGAGGGATTTCATCTTCAAAATAATCGTTTACAAAGGATAGCAACTTTTGGTATGCTGGTATTTCGTCTTCTAAAATTAAAATCTTCATACTATTTTCAATTTTCTTCAACTAAATTAATAATCGGGATTGCTATTTTAAATTCTTCTTCTGTATCAACAATAACAACTTCTTTATCTGATAAGAATTTATATCGTGTTTTCAAGTTCTCTAAACCCGTTCCAAACGATTCGTTCTTAGATATAATATTAGACTTCGTATTAACAACCGTTAATTCATTTTCATCAATATAAATTACCGTTTTTATAGCACTACCGTCAACGGGTTTATTATGTTTCACTACATTTTCTAGTAATGTTTGTATTGCTCCTGTTGGTATAAACTTATCTTCAATATCAATTTTCTTTTCTATTTTAAAATCGTAATCTGTTGCAAAACGTGTTTTAATTAAAAACATATAATTTTCGGCTAGTTCAATTTCTTCAGATAACTCCATGACCTCAGCATCTTTGGTTTTTATTAAATACCTGTAAATAAGCGACAACCTATTAATATACTCTTTAGCTTTTACTGTATCACGATCAATAAGTGCATCTAGGGTATTTAAATTATTGAACAAAAAATGCGGATCTATTTGTGAACGGAGCAATTTAAGCTCGTTTTCTTTTTGTTGTTTTTCAATTTTTAAATATTCGGTTTGCCCTTCATAAAACTTTTTAGTTAAAAATAATGCAAATGGAAAGGCCGATTGCTGAGTTCCTAAACTAATCATTTGTAAAACAAAATCGATACCCTTAGGGAACTTTGCCCAATCGTTAGCTCCTGTCCAAAAGCCTATAGTATAATCGATTCCAGAAATAATAAGTAAAATTAAAACGCCGTAAATTATAAACAAAGCGTATTTTTTTTGAACAACTACTTTTGGTATTAACCAAAATGTAAATAAAAAAATAACACTTGTAACACTTATAGTCTCGACAGGAAAATCGATTAAATATTCTCTCAGCAACGCATCACGCTCAATATAATACTTGCCTTGAATAATAAACGACACCAAAAAATAAACGCCTAAAATTAGAAAATCGGTTCTATTTATTTTTTTATTCATAGTTATACAAACATATTAATTATTATCATTAATTCTGTTTTCTTCATCTTCAGAAGCGTTTCTTCTACTTGTCTTTTTTCCAAATTTAGACCCAAAACTATACGATAATCTTAATTGAATATTTTGCCTAGATTGATTACTCTCTACTTCTGCATACAAGCCATTATAATCAATAACCCCAACAAACCCTCTATTTAAAATTTTACTAAGCGCTAAATTTACTTTTAGTTTATCGTCTAAAAACTTTTTACCTAAAGAAAAATTTAAATCGGCAAACCAATCGGTATCAAGACCTCCTTCTAAGGCGCCTGTTCCGTAGTTTCCACTAACCTCTGCATTAATTTTCCATGGCAGCTCGTAACTAGCTTGAGTAAACCAAATTAAGCTCCATTTTTCTAAATTTAAATTATTAGTGGTAGATCCAAATTTATTTTGACTCACAATTATTCCCGTATATCCTTCTACGTTATTTATAAAACTTAAAGGACCAAATAGTCTAAAATTCCAGTTTTTACTATCGCTTAAATTAATAGTTGTACGCTCTATTTGTGCAGTTTCATTATCTTGAGAAACAAACTGAAACATATCATCTTTAGTTTCGCTGTAAGCTATTGCAAAAAATGGTTGCCCATCGAAGGTTAAATTAAATTGATATTTATTAGTGAACGATGGTTTTAAATTTTCGTTACCAACATCTGACGATAATGGATCGTAATACGTAACAAAAGAGTTTAAAGTATTATAACTAGGCCTGCTAATACGGTAGCTATAAGCTAGACTTGCTGCTAAATTTTTATTTATTTTTCTGCTTAATGCCGCACTTGGGAAAAGCTTAGAAATTTTCCGTTCTCGTGTTTCATTATCACTGCTAGATGTCCCTTTTGTATTGCTATCCTCAAAGCGTAAACCACCAGAAAAAGACCATTTACCTTCTGTGATGTTAATTTTAGAATAGAGAGCAAAAATGTTTTCATCTACCAAAAAAATATTGCTTGCTGCGTTATTAAACTCAAAATCACCATCTTCATTTTCACTAAAAGATTGCAAATCGCTATCTGTATTTACCTGAGAATATTTTGCACCAACACTTAGTTTAAAATCTTCGGAAAGCGTACGAACATAATCACTCTTATAGGTTTTAATTTGGTAATTTCCGTCTTGTAAATACCTTTGGTTTATGTAAGCAATAGTACTACCGTCTACAGATGCCAATGTGTTTCTATTATCGTTTTTATAATCTACATAATTAAAATCGGCTGTAAGCTTATGTCCTTCCGTTTTAAACTCATAATACGGATTGATATTAAATACTTTTTGGTCACGATTAAAACTATTTTCAGAATACAAAAAATCTGTAGTGCTCGCTGTTGTTATAATATTTGCACTGTTTGCAACTCTATCAGAATTTGTATTACTGTTTTTAACTCCAAAACCAATAGAATGTTTATCATTAATGTAATAATCAATACTACCACTAATTCTAAACGTTTTAGGATTATAAGGTTCAATAGTTGCTTGGTTGTAGTTTTCGTCTCCAACGCTTCTATTAATAAACAAATCTTCACGCCATGTCGGGCTCGAATAGCCTGTACTAGCTTGCCAATTTAACTTGTTTTTATAACTAGCAATAGATGCACTTGTACCATGCTCAAAGCCTTCATCTTCACCAACCCAAGTAGACACACTACCATGTGTACCTAATTTTACGTTTTTCTTTAAAATAATATTAATAATTGGCCCAGACCCTGTAGCATCAAACTCTGCACCTGGCTGCTCTACCAGCTCTACTTTAGCTATATTATCGGCAGGCATATCACGTAACAGCGTATCCATATCCATATAATCGGTAGTTTTTCCGTTTATCAAAATTCTAATATTACTTTGCCCAGCATAACTAATACCATTATTGGTTACAATAATTCCTGGCACGCCACGCATAACATCTTGTAAGTTAGAATTTACCATTTCTGATTGTTCCAAATCTATAATCAATTTCTCGGCCGTTTGCCTAATTACAGGGCGTTTATGGGTAATTACAATTTCATCTAAAACATCTTCAGTTAAGATAAAATCCATAGTTTCAGAATTATTTTCTAACATAAAAGCATTAGATCGTTTCATTTTAAAACCTAATACCGAAATTTCGAGATAGTAATTGCCGTTTTCAATATTTTCAAATTTATAGAATCCTTCTTCGGAAGAAATAACGCCTGTAACAGTTTCTTTTGAAATTGCATTATGTAGTATAACATTAGCAAACTCTAAGGGCTTTTTACTATCATCTAAAATATGACCAGAAATATCGTTTTGAGCATAAGCCGAAACTATACTTATAAAAAAAATAATGAGCGTTTTAATAATTGTATTCATAACTGTTCGATTTTTTGATATAACAAATTTGAATAAAAATGGATGGAATAAAAAATACAATAATATCAAATGGGATAAAAAAAGGTTGAATTGGTATTATTTAAAGTTGAATTGTTTTTGCCTTCAAAGCATAACTCCCAGTTATTTACAATCACACACGCCACTAATTCCATGAATTTTATCGCCTAATATACGGCTGTCCTTTTTTTCCTTCAATACTAAAGAAAAACAATCACTATTCTTCAAGCTTTTTGGTGTTTAAGTAAAATTAATTATTGAATAATTCGATTAAACTCGATAACACCTATTTTTCTTTAAAAATAAAATTCAGTCAAATTTGTTAACAATTATTTTGTATGTTTATAACATAGGAAGTATTAATAATAATTAAACTTGCAAAAACACTTAACAACACTGTGTTTTTCTGAGAAAATGTTCCAATTGATTAATATTTTTTCACATTAATAATTACTAACAATTTTTCAAAATTCAGGCATTGTTTTGTTTCTTTTACAACAAAACATAGCATATAAAAGTGATGTTTATATTTTTTTAAAATTGTAAGAAAAAAAAGAAACAATTACACAAATTGTTTTTACTTTTATTGTGATACTAAACAAGTTATATTGATATTCCTATTCATGATACATTTAAATATTCAAAATACAACTGCTCCAAACCGTTTTGAAATAAATGTCTCTAACGACCCTATAAAACAAAAACAACTAAATGAAAGCACTTTTTTACACAAGAGAATTTCCACCGTATGTTTACGGAGGAGCCGGCGTACATGTTGAATATTTGGCCGATGAGCTGTCCAAATTAATGAAAATCGATGTTCGATGTTTTGGAGACCAAGACTCGAAATCGGATAGTTTAAGTGTAAAAGGTTACCCGTTTGATAACCCTATTTTTGATGGTGCAGACGATAAATTAAAATCGGTATTTAAAACATTAAGCACCGGTATACAAATGAACACAGAGCCTATTGATGCCGATGTTGTGCATTGCCATACTTGGTATGCTCATTTTGCCGGTATTATAGCAAAACTTTGTTACGGTACACCATTAGTGATCACCACACACTCCTTAGAGCCTTTACGCCCATGGAAACGCGAACAATTAGGTCGCGGTTACGATGCCTCTTCTTGGGTAGAAAAAACGGCTATTGAAATGGCCGATGCTCTTATAGCAGTCTCAAAAGAAACCAAAGAAGATGTTCTTAAACATTTTGATGTAGACGAAAGTAAAGTACACGTTATCTACAATGGTATTAACCTAGAACAATACATAGAAACAAGTGAAACAGCAACCTTAGATGCTTACGGTGTTGATAAAACTAAACCCTATGTACTTTTTGTTGGTAGAATTACACGCCAAAAAGGAATTATACACTTAGTAAACGCCATAAAATATATAGATCCAGATACTCAAATTGTACTATGTGCAGGCGCACCAGATACACCAGAAATTGGTGAAGAAATGAAAAACG
The window above is part of the Algibacter sp. L3A6 genome. Proteins encoded here:
- a CDS encoding LytR/AlgR family response regulator transcription factor, producing the protein MKILILEDEIPAYQKLLSFVNDYFEDEIPHDWARSISEGKSMLKNNTYDFILSDIQLLDGLSFDLFNDVSINTPIIFCSAHDDYLFQAFNTNGIAYILKPYTQLDFKRAIEKYQCLFKQGHYTALNQETISELKSALKEEHTSYKKRFVIKKSKGIQLLSVSEIVKIEASGDFCMATDLKGKRHTISQNLGAIHSQLHPSKFFKINRSEIISIDGIENIESHFKNRLLITVTGIKEKVMTSSSTTSDFRKWLEQ
- a CDS encoding CotH kinase family protein, whose amino-acid sequence is MKTSYTFFFILPLLLLNCSKFNEDLKGDFIKADEASISDFDTDFPVLNISVNQEEFNNMYLNYNDGIEIEAFLNLYRNNELLISDELIELEIKGTESATFELKSLGLKFDDTFENKNNVLINPDYVLSHHSIEKIKSFRLRNSGNDFKETLLKDISYTQLAINADLDLDLTYYEPAIVFINNSFSGIMNLRTEGNTNGISRLNDVKKKAITLAKINYPSEIEKKDGDFDRIDDFIEAIENKNIQYLKENVDINNFIDYIIFNTYISNVDWPYNNVRFYAVDDKPFRFITYDLDWANTRKTDEHPLEFIKSPTKYSAKDAIKNPITDLFNILYEDTDFKNQFNKRYQSIVDSKVLSSDNFNNIVDKNYNTIKEYMPTHISKYHDINTMIEWYRNIELLKENFKKREENIEDLTPLF
- the glgA gene encoding glycogen synthase, encoding MKALFYTREFPPYVYGGAGVHVEYLADELSKLMKIDVRCFGDQDSKSDSLSVKGYPFDNPIFDGADDKLKSVFKTLSTGIQMNTEPIDADVVHCHTWYAHFAGIIAKLCYGTPLVITTHSLEPLRPWKREQLGRGYDASSWVEKTAIEMADALIAVSKETKEDVLKHFDVDESKVHVIYNGINLEQYIETSETATLDAYGVDKTKPYVLFVGRITRQKGIIHLVNAIKYIDPDTQIVLCAGAPDTPEIGEEMKNAVNAVKKTRENVIWIDKMVTKEEIIQLYSHAAVFCCPSIYEPFGIINIEAMACNTAVVASAVGGIKEVVVHGETGLLIPLEQQTEAPFEPIDPDKFSRDLAQGINQVINDKNLRETMAKNGRKRVEDYFDWVAIAKQVEILYESII
- a CDS encoding sensor histidine kinase, whose translation is MNKKINRTDFLILGVYFLVSFIIQGKYYIERDALLREYLIDFPVETISVTSVIFLFTFWLIPKVVVQKKYALFIIYGVLILLIISGIDYTIGFWTGANDWAKFPKGIDFVLQMISLGTQQSAFPFALFLTKKFYEGQTEYLKIEKQQKENELKLLRSQIDPHFLFNNLNTLDALIDRDTVKAKEYINRLSLIYRYLIKTKDAEVMELSEEIELAENYMFLIKTRFATDYDFKIEKKIDIEDKFIPTGAIQTLLENVVKHNKPVDGSAIKTVIYIDENELTVVNTKSNIISKNESFGTGLENLKTRYKFLSDKEVVIVDTEEEFKIAIPIINLVEEN
- a CDS encoding outer membrane beta-barrel family protein — translated: MNTIIKTLIIFFISIVSAYAQNDISGHILDDSKKPLEFANVILHNAISKETVTGVISSEEGFYKFENIENGNYYLEISVLGFKMKRSNAFMLENNSETMDFILTEDVLDEIVITHKRPVIRQTAEKLIIDLEQSEMVNSNLQDVMRGVPGIIVTNNGISYAGQSNIRILINGKTTDYMDMDTLLRDMPADNIAKVELVEQPGAEFDATGSGPIINIILKKNVKLGTHGSVSTWVGEDEGFEHGTSASIASYKNKLNWQASTGYSSPTWREDLFINRSVGDENYNQATIEPYNPKTFRISGSIDYYINDKHSIGFGVKNSNTNSDRVANSANIITTASTTDFLYSENSFNRDQKVFNINPYYEFKTEGHKLTADFNYVDYKNDNRNTLASVDGSTIAYINQRYLQDGNYQIKTYKSDYVRTLSEDFKLSVGAKYSQVNTDSDLQSFSENEDGDFEFNNAASNIFLVDENIFALYSKINITEGKWSFSGGLRFEDSNTKGTSSSDNETRERKISKLFPSAALSRKINKNLAASLAYSYRISRPSYNTLNSFVTYYDPLSSDVGNENLKPSFTNKYQFNLTFDGQPFFAIAYSETKDDMFQFVSQDNETAQIERTTINLSDSKNWNFRLFGPLSFINNVEGYTGIIVSQNKFGSTTNNLNLEKWSLIWFTQASYELPWKINAEVSGNYGTGALEGGLDTDWFADLNFSLGKKFLDDKLKVNLALSKILNRGFVGVIDYNGLYAEVESNQSRQNIQLRLSYSFGSKFGKKTSRRNASEDEENRINDNN